In the genome of Mytilus edulis chromosome 3, xbMytEdul2.2, whole genome shotgun sequence, one region contains:
- the LOC139516592 gene encoding uncharacterized protein, producing MSPIRKMYAAVIILMLSNVIVCRPIDISKVKDRPIINWDVLSFSIIGKLQLKYVLCILATYFIVTLLKEQFTNSKLLKEMKVLHNINKHGQWQIDGCNDEMNALLWRLQKNRTTRTQDILKHVQKIYIKQDEKLDAENKLEHEIISWKTTINENTSKLRILNKALLNHQDNTVVGKIQRTGLYSAEQINKTTECLHRQINLARNILEKSSRLMDLKGLPMNCKNGNSHEL from the exons ATGTCACCAATTCGAAAGATGTATGCTGCAGTAATCATTTTGATGCTATCAAATGTGATTGTCTGCCGTCCGATAGACATCAGTAAAGTAAAGGATCGTCCAATAATTAATTGGGATGTGTTAAG CTTCAGTATTATTGGCAAACTACAACTGAAGTATGTGCTATGTATCCTGGCCACTTACTTCATAGTTACCCTTCTTAAGGAGCAGTTCACAAATTCAAAGTTACTGAAAG aaatgaaagttttacacaatataaataaacatgGACAATGGCAAATTGATGGATGTAATGATGAAATGAATG CTCTTCTTTGGCGACTACAAAAAAACAGAACCACCAGAACGCAAGACATCCTGAAACATGTACAgaaaatttatattaaacaaGACGAAAAACTTGACGCTGAAAATAAATTAGAACATGAAATTATTAGTTGGAAAACAACAATAAATGAAAACACAAGCAAACTGAGAATCCTTAACAAAGCCCTTCTGAATCATCAAGATAACACCGTTGTAGGGAAAATCCAACGCACTGGGCTCTACTCTG ctgaacaaataaacaaaacaaccgAGTGCCTACATCGCCAGATTAACCTTGCCCGGAATATTCTTGAAAAGTCATCAAGGCTTATGGATTTAAAAG gATTACCAATGAATTGCAAAAATGGCAACAGCCATGAACTTTGA
- the LOC139516591 gene encoding uncharacterized protein: MQFFKTSTTNLKLLECNTYFAILHKIVFDDLTELLRKLLQHSIADSQIEDYFTAVRAFIGRFTQREEELITNAAGTEYQCFDITILTKLLRYFPEKIYFERHLLSLTRIRNEICHLPNTDITQSQFETYFDECCDIASALEEYLKKPKLLVQKFQITCEVNKRPKEGRTELQIEALKNSLTELNTGFQVDKERLYNLEEKISQIDKQTDERHIQVVNLKKLVQQVKNTFDPPEKGYWYRNAQEGLYIEPDFLNRRETEPPDKAIQDSILDIPEVGTKTVEIESCERHENIQHIIPFSSPTCHLESLNACADHDYRTSTNTDPTAIVTCGDHSAAFTTIKSAFWDGRSSNEIEGSVVHLKGGSNHICELGQSSSSHVGIVENKSVLQISSMLVDTIIQLSDEEFGAFQSQSQDNLAKTDKEPYHTNQISNRKQIQVGGSLANTDLHAVYPLPSQSNVSNSNGIDIPQNYKKKSTKPHWLRKGLSLIPSKTKQLCDYICSSKRNRKSEKRKKKNKRLNDLNVDWRLDDRELNKEFESDIYQDLGSYCGTSVVLHSNDDNENAWNFQIELKKGVPNLQIEFQGEVCLPGQYQSNVNPYLKRQYIFVIISKNYKNSADFQGIVNKCLCMCLKKGNKYGQCIPVLMTKQDKLPEEFLGKKIVHFYDENSMKNLFQSI, from the exons ATGCAATTCTTTAAAACATCTACAACTAACTTAAAACTACTGGAGTGTAATACATATTTTGCTATACTGCACAAAATAGTATTTGATGATTTGACCGAGCTGCTAAGGAAACTGTTACAACACTCCATTGCTGATTCTCAGATAGAAGATTATTTCACGGCAGTTAGAGCGTTTATCGGTCGATTTACTCAGAGAGAAGAGGAACTCATCACTAATGCTGCAGGAACTGAATACCAATGTTTCGATATTACAATCCTAACAAAACTTCTTAGATATTTCCCCGAGAAAATCTATTTTGAAAGACATTTGTTATCACTAACCAGAATAAGAAATGAAATTTGTCATTTACCAAACACAGATATTACTCAATCGCAGTTTGAAACCTATTTTGATGAGTGTTGTGACATAGCCTCCGCCTTGGAAGAATACCTAAAGAAACCTAAGTTATTGGTACAGAAATTCCAGATCACATGCGAAGTTAACAAGCGTCCCAAAGAAG GTAGGACTGAGTTGCAAATAGAAGCATTAAAGAATTCATTGACCGAACTGAATACTGGA TTTCAGGTAGATAAAGAAAGACTATATAACTTAGAGGAAAAGATTAGTCAGATAGATAAACAAACAGATGAAAGACATATACAAGTGGTTAATTTAAAGAAACTAGTACAGCAA GTGAAGAACACATTTGATCCACCAGAAAAAGGGTATTGGTATCGAAATGCACAAG AAGGACTATATATCGAGCCTGATTTTCTCAACCGCAGAGAGACAGAACCGCCTGATAAG GCTATACAAGATTCTATTTTGGACATACCTGAAGTAGGAACAAAAACAGTTGAAATAGAAAGTTGCGAAAGGCACGAAAATATACAACATATTATTCCATTTTCTAG TCCAACATGTCATCTGGAGTCCTTAAATGCATGTGCAGACCACGATTATAGAACAAGTACTAACACAGATCCAACTGCCATAGTAACATGTGGGGATCATTCAGCAGCTTTTACAACAATAAAATCTGCGTTTTGGGATGGGAGAAGTTCAAATGAAATTGAAGGATCGGTGGTTCATCTAAAAGGTGGATCAAATCATATATGTGAATTGGGTCAGTCAAGTTCCTCCCACGTAGGAATTGTTGAAAATAAAAGCGTTTTACAAATCTCAAGTATGTTGGTTGATACGATTATTCAACTTTCAGATGAAGAGTTTGGGGCTTTTCAAAGTCAGAGTCAGGATAATCTAGCAAAGACAGACAAAGAACCATACCACACGAATCaaatttcaaatagaaaacagATACAAGTAGGAGGCTCTTTAGCAAATACAGATCTGCATGCAGTGTATCCACTTCCTTCTCAGAGCAACGTTTCTAACTCGAATGGAATTGATATTcctcaaaattataaaaagaaatcaacCAAACCACACTGGTTGAGAAAAGGATTATCTTTGATACCATCCAAAACAAAGCAACTGTGTGACTACATATGTTCATCTAAGAGAAACAG AAAAAGTGagaagagaaaaaagaaaaataagaggTTGAATGATCTTAATGTAGATTGGAGACTGGATGATAGAGAACTGAATAAAGAATTTGAGAGTGACATTTATCAAG atcttggcAGCTACTGTGGAACTTCAGTGGTTCTCCATTCCAACGACGACAATGAAAATGCTTGGAATTTTCAAATAGAATTGAAAAAAGGAGTGCCTAACTTGCAAATAGAATTTCAAGGTGAAGTGTGTTTACCAGGACAATATCAGTCAAATGTAAACCCGTATTTGAAAAGACAGtacatttttgttataatatctaaaaactacaaaaattcAGCAGATTTTCAGGGCATTGTAAATAAATGCCTCTGTATGTGCTTAAAAAAGGGTAACAAATATGGACAGTGTATACCAGTTTTAATGACAAAACAAGATAAACTGCCAGAGGAGTTTTTGGGAAAGAAGATAGTGCATTTCTATgatgaaaattcaatgaaaaatctGTTCCAGTCAATTTAG